One Burkholderia sp. 9120 DNA window includes the following coding sequences:
- a CDS encoding LysR substrate-binding domain-containing protein, which translates to MQYAQLRAFHAVAEHGGFSKAAQALSLTQPAVSDHVRRLEQDYGVKLFERGPRGVETTELGLRLFAVTRHMLSGERDARQLLESAGGLESGSLSIVADAPDLAVALIGAFRKLHPGIVVTLSIANAADCMQRVLSSAVDAAITAAPQVHSRLEARVLRRDPLVAMVPANYPAAKKRKLSYAELVRQPMIFREPQSVTQQLLETELVRESLQVEPVMYVDGREALEEAVAQGLGVGVIARAEFKESRRIRMVPLQDCQVRMIESLTRLAERPGSNLLDALFAVELPEPAPHVAG; encoded by the coding sequence GTGCAATACGCGCAATTGCGGGCGTTTCATGCGGTCGCGGAACACGGCGGCTTTTCCAAAGCGGCGCAGGCGCTGTCGCTCACGCAACCGGCGGTGTCGGACCACGTGCGACGGCTGGAGCAGGATTACGGCGTCAAACTGTTCGAGCGCGGGCCGCGCGGTGTCGAAACCACGGAGCTCGGTCTGCGTCTGTTCGCGGTCACGCGGCATATGCTGAGTGGCGAGCGCGACGCGCGGCAACTGCTTGAATCGGCGGGCGGGCTGGAGTCCGGTTCGCTCTCGATCGTGGCCGACGCACCCGATCTGGCGGTCGCGCTGATCGGCGCGTTTCGCAAGCTGCATCCGGGAATCGTCGTGACGCTGTCGATCGCCAACGCGGCGGACTGCATGCAGCGCGTGCTGTCGAGCGCGGTGGACGCCGCCATTACCGCCGCGCCGCAAGTGCACAGCCGGCTGGAGGCGCGGGTGTTGCGGCGCGATCCGCTGGTGGCGATGGTGCCGGCGAATTATCCAGCGGCGAAGAAACGCAAGCTGAGCTACGCGGAACTGGTCCGGCAGCCGATGATTTTTCGCGAGCCGCAATCCGTCACGCAGCAGTTGCTCGAAACCGAGCTAGTGCGCGAGTCCTTGCAGGTCGAACCGGTGATGTATGTGGACGGCCGCGAAGCGCTTGAAGAAGCGGTCGCGCAAGGGCTGGGCGTAGGGGTGATCGCGCGCGCGGAATTCAAGGAGTCGCGGCGGATCCGCATGGTCCCGCTGCAGGATTGCCAGGTGCGGATGATCGAATCGCTGACGCGACTCGCCGAGCGGCCTGGATCGAACCTGCTCGATGCGTTGTTCGCGGTGGAGTTGCCGGAACCGGCGCCGCATGTGGCGGGATAG
- a CDS encoding glucose 1-dehydrogenase, translated as MSKLTGKVAVVTGASKGIGAAIAKALAAQGASVVVNYASSKAGADDVVAAITAAGGKAVAVGGDVSKAADAQGIVDAAVETYGRLDILVNNSGVYAFAPIEAITEEHFHKHFNVNVLGVLLVTQAAVKHIGEGGSIVNVSSVVSRITPAGSAVYTATKGAVDGITGALARELGPRKIRVNSVNPGMVATEGTHSAGITGADSDFEAWALSTTPLGRIGQPDDIADVVTFLVSDDARWVTGESLIASGGSR; from the coding sequence ATGAGCAAGCTCACAGGTAAGGTGGCAGTGGTAACCGGCGCATCGAAAGGTATCGGCGCGGCCATCGCGAAGGCGCTGGCTGCGCAAGGTGCGTCGGTGGTGGTCAACTATGCGTCGAGCAAGGCGGGTGCCGACGACGTCGTCGCCGCGATTACTGCGGCGGGCGGCAAGGCGGTGGCGGTGGGCGGCGACGTGTCCAAAGCGGCCGACGCGCAAGGTATCGTCGACGCGGCGGTCGAAACGTATGGCCGTCTGGACATTCTGGTCAACAACTCGGGCGTGTACGCGTTCGCACCGATCGAAGCAATCACCGAAGAGCATTTCCATAAGCACTTCAACGTCAACGTGCTGGGTGTGCTGCTGGTCACGCAGGCGGCCGTCAAACATATCGGCGAAGGCGGCAGCATCGTCAACGTCAGTTCGGTGGTGAGCCGTATCACGCCGGCAGGCAGCGCGGTTTATACCGCGACCAAGGGCGCGGTGGACGGCATTACCGGCGCGCTCGCGCGCGAACTCGGTCCGCGCAAGATCCGCGTGAACTCGGTGAATCCGGGCATGGTCGCGACCGAAGGCACGCATAGCGCGGGCATTACCGGCGCTGACTCCGATTTCGAAGCGTGGGCGCTCAGCACGACGCCGCTTGGCCGCATCGGCCAGCCGGACGATATCGCCGACGTGGTGACGTTCCTCGTGTCGGACGACGCACGCTGGGTGACGGGCGAAAGCCTGATTGCGAGCGGCGGCTCGCGTTAA
- a CDS encoding histone deacetylase family protein, with translation MQTFFHPAQLKHHPRSYLSRGQMRTPQEVPERALRLVEAAKKLGFDVREPADFGSAPLAAVHGTNYLRFLEEAHREWKKMPAEWGDEVMSNVYIRENNPLRGVLAQAARYLADGSCPVGEHTYESAYWSAQSALAGAQALLDGAGEAYALCRPPGHHARAEAAGGFCYLNNAAVAAQALRQRYGRVAILDTDMHHGQGIQEIFYDRDDVLYASIHGDPTNFYPVVAGFEDERGTAQGEGYNINLPMPHGSPEAVFFEQLDTALGALARFQPDVLVVALGFDIYKDDPQAMVAVTTEGFGELGSKLGGLKLPTLIVQEGGYHIETLDANARSFFGGFASRR, from the coding sequence ATGCAGACGTTTTTTCATCCGGCGCAGTTGAAGCATCATCCGCGCAGCTATCTGTCGCGCGGCCAGATGCGCACGCCGCAGGAAGTCCCCGAGCGCGCGTTGCGGCTCGTCGAGGCAGCAAAAAAACTCGGCTTCGACGTGCGCGAGCCGGCCGATTTCGGCAGCGCACCGCTTGCCGCCGTGCATGGCACGAACTATCTGCGCTTTCTCGAAGAAGCGCACCGCGAGTGGAAGAAGATGCCCGCGGAGTGGGGCGACGAAGTGATGTCGAACGTGTATATCCGCGAGAACAATCCGCTGCGCGGCGTGCTCGCGCAAGCCGCGCGCTATCTGGCCGACGGCAGTTGCCCGGTCGGCGAGCACACCTACGAATCGGCCTACTGGTCCGCACAAAGTGCGCTGGCGGGTGCGCAGGCGTTGCTCGACGGCGCGGGCGAAGCGTATGCGCTGTGCCGTCCGCCGGGGCATCATGCGCGCGCCGAAGCGGCCGGCGGTTTCTGCTATCTGAACAACGCGGCCGTCGCCGCGCAGGCGCTGCGCCAGCGGTATGGACGCGTGGCGATTCTCGATACCGACATGCATCACGGGCAGGGAATTCAGGAGATTTTCTACGACCGCGACGACGTGCTATATGCGTCGATTCACGGCGACCCGACCAATTTTTATCCGGTGGTCGCAGGTTTCGAAGACGAACGCGGTACGGCGCAAGGCGAGGGCTACAACATCAATCTGCCGATGCCGCACGGTTCGCCGGAAGCGGTGTTCTTCGAGCAACTCGATACCGCGCTGGGCGCGCTCGCGCGTTTTCAACCAGATGTGCTGGTGGTCGCGCTCGGCTTCGACATCTACAAGGACGACCCGCAAGCGATGGTGGCCGTGACGACCGAAGGTTTCGGCGAATTAGGCAGCAAGCTCGGCGGATTGAAACTACCCACGCTGATCGTGCAGGAAGGCGGGTATCACATCGAAACGCTGGATGCGAATGCGCGTTCGTTCTTCGGCGGCTTTGCTTCGAGGCGTTAA
- a CDS encoding Zn-dependent hydrolase — protein sequence MLKVDGQRLWASLMAMAQVGVTARGGVRRLALTEEDRRGRALFAEWCEAAGMTMRSDAVGNLFARREGTDADAKPILIGSHLDTQPEGGRFDGVYGVLAGLEVVRSLNEQGIHTHHPIEVVSWTNEEGARFTPAMLGSAVFVGATPLTDALRTQDAQGVTLAAALEACGCTSDAEKLTTNDVEAYFEAHIEQGPILESHGHPIGVVTGGQSIRWLDIDVSGVAAHAGTTPMPYRKDAFFAASAMALELEAVAGRYAPHGLVTIGQIDVPNSSRNTIAGKAAFTVDLRHPDDTKIDAMERDVRAAFERVAAQRGVQASISTYWTSPATPFDPACVALVEDATRQLGYTYERIVSGAGHDAIHLARHVPTAMVFIPCVDGLSHNEAEDALPADVTAGANVLLNAVLARAKVVAPVLA from the coding sequence ATGTTGAAAGTCGATGGACAACGCCTGTGGGCGAGTTTGATGGCAATGGCGCAAGTGGGCGTGACCGCGCGTGGCGGCGTGCGCCGGCTGGCGCTGACGGAGGAAGATCGGCGCGGCCGCGCGCTGTTCGCCGAATGGTGCGAAGCGGCCGGTATGACGATGCGGTCCGATGCGGTCGGCAACCTGTTCGCGCGCCGTGAAGGCACGGATGCGGATGCGAAGCCGATCCTGATCGGCAGCCATCTGGATACGCAACCCGAGGGCGGCCGTTTCGACGGCGTGTATGGCGTGCTGGCCGGTCTCGAAGTCGTGCGCTCGCTGAATGAACAGGGAATCCACACGCATCATCCGATCGAGGTCGTGTCGTGGACGAATGAAGAAGGCGCGCGTTTCACGCCCGCGATGCTGGGCTCCGCGGTGTTCGTCGGCGCGACGCCGTTGACCGACGCGTTGCGCACGCAGGACGCGCAAGGCGTGACGCTCGCCGCCGCGCTCGAAGCGTGCGGCTGCACGAGTGATGCCGAAAAATTGACGACAAATGACGTCGAAGCCTATTTCGAAGCCCATATCGAACAGGGGCCGATTCTCGAAAGCCACGGTCATCCGATTGGCGTCGTGACCGGCGGGCAATCGATCCGCTGGCTCGATATCGACGTGAGCGGCGTGGCGGCGCATGCAGGCACCACGCCGATGCCTTACCGCAAGGACGCGTTCTTCGCGGCCTCGGCGATGGCGCTCGAACTCGAAGCCGTCGCCGGGCGTTACGCGCCGCACGGACTCGTTACGATCGGCCAGATCGACGTGCCGAATTCGTCGCGCAATACGATTGCGGGCAAGGCGGCGTTCACCGTCGACCTGCGTCATCCCGACGATACGAAGATCGACGCGATGGAGCGCGACGTGCGCGCCGCCTTCGAACGCGTCGCCGCGCAGCGCGGTGTGCAGGCGTCGATCTCGACCTACTGGACGAGTCCCGCCACGCCGTTCGATCCGGCCTGCGTGGCGCTGGTCGAGGACGCCACGCGGCAACTCGGCTACACCTATGAGCGTATCGTCAGCGGTGCGGGGCATGATGCGATTCATCTGGCGCGCCATGTGCCGACCGCAATGGTCTTCATTCCGTGCGTGGATGGCCTCTCGCACAACGAAGCCGAAGACGCGTTGCCCGCCGATGTGACCGCCGGCGCGAACGTGTTGCTCAATGCGGTGCTGGCGCGCGCGAAAGTGGTTGCGCCGGTGCTCGCGTGA
- a CDS encoding MFS transporter has translation MNTSTAPTRQPVRAASAAFIGTMIEWYDFYIYATAAALVFGELYFPSHDPFVSTMASFATFAVGFFARPLGGVIFGHLGDRIGRKKALMTTLMMMGVATVCVGLLPAYTKVGMLAPVLLVLLRVVQGIAVGGEWGGAVLMAGEHAPQGRRTFFASFAQLGSPAGLILSLIAFRAVTAMPHDDFLAYGWRLPFLASAVLLAVGIFIRMGVNESPEFAREKAAKRTVELPIAEVFRSSGALVALCIGANTIGIAGVYFTNTFMISYTTQNVGVSKSLILDCLFAVAIIQFLAQPLAALLAEKLGSARFLKLAAFAAMLSPYPMFTLVQSGNRGSMIIGIALAVVCMASFYSVIAGFVSGVFPVRVRYSAISLSYQVCGAIAGGLTPLAGTWLAHKFVGQWWPLAVFYTCLAGISLSCIVALDALKHRRADAPEALPAR, from the coding sequence ATGAACACTTCGACCGCCCCGACCCGCCAGCCTGTGCGAGCGGCCAGCGCCGCTTTCATCGGCACCATGATCGAGTGGTACGACTTTTATATCTACGCCACGGCCGCCGCGCTGGTGTTCGGCGAGTTGTATTTCCCGTCGCACGATCCGTTCGTCAGCACGATGGCGTCGTTCGCGACCTTCGCGGTCGGCTTCTTCGCGCGGCCGCTGGGCGGCGTGATTTTCGGCCACCTGGGCGACCGGATCGGCCGCAAGAAGGCGCTGATGACCACGCTGATGATGATGGGCGTGGCAACCGTATGCGTCGGCCTGCTGCCGGCCTACACGAAGGTCGGCATGCTGGCGCCCGTGCTGCTGGTGTTGCTGCGGGTGGTGCAAGGCATCGCGGTCGGCGGCGAATGGGGCGGCGCCGTGCTGATGGCGGGCGAGCACGCGCCGCAAGGGCGGCGCACGTTCTTCGCGTCGTTCGCGCAACTAGGCAGTCCGGCTGGCCTGATTCTGTCGCTGATCGCGTTTCGCGCCGTGACCGCCATGCCGCATGACGATTTCCTGGCTTACGGTTGGCGCCTGCCGTTTCTGGCGAGCGCGGTGCTGCTCGCGGTCGGCATTTTCATCCGGATGGGCGTGAACGAGTCGCCGGAATTCGCGCGCGAGAAAGCGGCGAAGCGCACCGTCGAGTTGCCGATCGCCGAGGTGTTCCGCTCGTCCGGCGCGCTCGTCGCGTTGTGCATCGGCGCGAATACGATCGGGATTGCCGGCGTGTATTTCACCAACACGTTCATGATTTCGTACACCACGCAGAACGTCGGCGTGTCGAAGTCGCTGATTCTCGACTGCCTGTTCGCGGTGGCGATCATCCAGTTTCTGGCGCAGCCGCTCGCCGCTTTGCTCGCTGAAAAACTCGGCAGTGCGCGTTTTCTGAAACTCGCCGCGTTCGCCGCGATGCTGTCGCCGTATCCGATGTTTACGCTCGTGCAGAGCGGCAATCGCGGCTCGATGATCATCGGTATCGCGCTGGCGGTGGTGTGCATGGCGAGCTTTTATTCGGTGATCGCGGGCTTTGTCAGCGGTGTGTTTCCGGTGCGCGTGCGCTATTCCGCGATTTCATTGTCGTACCAGGTGTGCGGCGCGATTGCCGGGGGTTTGACGCCGCTCGCGGGCACCTGGCTCGCGCACAAGTTCGTGGGGCAATGGTGGCCGCTGGCGGTGTTTTATACGTGTCTCGCGGGCATTTCGCTGTCGTGCATCGTCGCGCTCGATGCGCTCAAGCACCGCCGCGCCGATGCGCCCGAAGCGCTGCCGGCACGTTGA
- a CDS encoding LysR family transcriptional regulator, giving the protein MRADVTRFLNDRLDWNLLRTFLVIMQERSVSRAAARLHLTQPAVSQALKRLEDTLGRTLIQRRGPHFEPTRAGEEVYRIASDIYGHMSRLETELDDRSDDITGSIRLLSVSRIDSGVYDEFLAEFHKTYPRVDLQIEVMRSSDIISSLLQKTATAGLGLCRTPVDKLEQRCFLRQRYALFCGRHHRLFGRHALSVDQLLAENFVSFTSDQIGDSLSPLTVFRDQRGFTGRIVAASPSLDEVRRLIFAGYGIGCLPEHIVRDDLAQQRLWRLPPDEGLVDVDIDLLWLRARKMNAAEQAFLDGMERTMQRYALPERLAPR; this is encoded by the coding sequence CTGCGCGCGGACGTCACGCGTTTTCTGAACGACCGGCTCGACTGGAACCTGCTGCGCACCTTTCTCGTGATCATGCAGGAGCGCAGCGTGAGTCGCGCGGCGGCGCGTTTGCATCTCACGCAGCCCGCGGTCAGCCAGGCGCTCAAGCGGCTCGAAGACACGCTCGGGCGCACGCTGATCCAGCGCCGTGGTCCGCACTTCGAACCCACGCGCGCCGGTGAAGAGGTGTATCGCATCGCGAGCGATATCTACGGCCACATGTCGCGGCTCGAAACCGAACTCGACGATCGCAGCGACGACATCACCGGTTCGATCCGGCTGCTGAGCGTGAGCCGGATCGACTCGGGCGTCTACGACGAATTCCTCGCGGAATTCCACAAGACGTATCCGCGGGTGGATTTGCAGATCGAGGTGATGCGTTCGTCGGACATCATCTCGTCGCTGTTGCAGAAGACCGCGACCGCCGGGCTCGGACTGTGCCGCACGCCGGTCGACAAACTCGAACAGCGCTGTTTTCTGCGGCAACGGTATGCGCTTTTCTGCGGCCGGCATCATCGGCTGTTCGGGCGGCATGCGCTGTCGGTCGATCAGTTACTGGCGGAAAATTTCGTGTCGTTCACCAGCGATCAGATCGGCGACAGCCTGTCGCCGCTCACCGTGTTTCGCGATCAGCGCGGTTTTACGGGGCGCATCGTGGCCGCGTCGCCGAGTCTCGACGAAGTGCGGCGGCTGATCTTCGCGGGTTATGGCATCGGCTGTTTGCCGGAGCACATCGTGCGTGACGATCTCGCGCAACAGCGGCTGTGGCGTCTGCCGCCCGATGAAGGTCTGGTCGATGTCGATATCGATCTGCTGTGGCTGCGCGCGCGCAAGATGAATGCGGCCGAGCAGGCGTTTCTCGACGGCATGGAGCGCACGATGCAGCGCTATGCGCTGCCGGAGCGGCTCGCGCCGCGTTGA
- a CDS encoding sulfite exporter TauE/SafE family protein encodes MISSFAMRAGVVAATFVLAGFVKGVTGMGLPTVAMAVLGTLMLPAQAAAMLLLPSFVTNVWQLFAGPNVGALLRRLWPMMLGIVAGTIAAASFIAGGGGAWAVVGLGAALSLYAAAGLLAWRFSVPARHERWLSPAVGVVTGVITGGTGVFAVPAVPYLQGLALKKEDMVQALGLSFTVSTIALAVGLAREHAFAVDDLRESLFAVVPALLGMWIGQRIRGRIGAETFRRWFFICLLVLGIQLMARVLV; translated from the coding sequence ATGATCTCTTCGTTTGCGATGCGGGCGGGCGTGGTGGCCGCGACGTTCGTGCTGGCCGGCTTCGTCAAGGGCGTGACCGGCATGGGACTGCCGACCGTCGCGATGGCCGTGCTCGGCACGCTGATGCTGCCCGCTCAGGCGGCCGCGATGCTACTGTTGCCGTCGTTCGTCACGAATGTCTGGCAACTGTTCGCGGGGCCGAATGTCGGCGCGCTGCTCAGACGGCTCTGGCCGATGATGCTGGGCATCGTCGCCGGCACGATCGCGGCGGCGTCGTTCATTGCGGGCGGCGGCGGGGCATGGGCCGTCGTCGGATTGGGCGCCGCGTTATCGCTCTATGCGGCCGCCGGTCTGCTGGCCTGGCGGTTCTCGGTGCCGGCGCGACACGAGCGCTGGCTGTCGCCTGCAGTCGGCGTGGTGACGGGCGTGATCACCGGCGGCACTGGCGTGTTCGCCGTGCCGGCGGTGCCTTATCTGCAGGGTCTTGCGCTGAAGAAGGAAGACATGGTGCAGGCGCTTGGGCTGTCCTTCACCGTGTCCACGATCGCGCTCGCGGTCGGTCTTGCCCGCGAGCACGCGTTCGCCGTCGACGATCTGCGCGAGTCGCTGTTCGCGGTCGTGCCCGCGCTGCTCGGCATGTGGATCGGACAGCGGATACGCGGGCGCATCGGTGCGGAAACCTTCCGGCGCTGGTTCTTTATCTGTCTCCTCGTGCTCGGCATTCAACTGATGGCGCGTGTGCTCGTTTAA
- a CDS encoding LysR substrate-binding domain-containing protein, with translation MRFDLVDLRLFLYILETGSITHGAARANLSLPSASARLRGMEDTLGMPLLERGRRGVESTPTGDTLAHHARLVLGQIERMQGELGEHQEGRKACIRLWTNSAAITEFLPSPIGRFLRDHPNVQIDLKERQSSETVKAVLTGAAEIGIISDAVEHGALQTLPFAVDRLVLIASRDDPLAQLTRTTLAEVAGREFIGLSADSALQAYLGERALMAGRTLSFRAHMRTFDGVCCMVEQGAGIGIVSAAAAQRYRGTPGIGTIELADSWATRQLLICMRDRDAMPRAEKALVEHLAGV, from the coding sequence ATGCGCTTCGATCTCGTCGACTTACGGCTGTTTCTCTACATTCTCGAAACCGGCAGCATTACCCACGGCGCGGCACGCGCGAACCTGTCGCTGCCGTCGGCGAGCGCGCGGCTGCGCGGCATGGAAGACACGCTCGGCATGCCCCTGCTCGAACGCGGCCGGCGCGGTGTGGAATCGACGCCGACCGGCGACACGCTCGCGCATCACGCGCGGCTCGTGCTCGGCCAGATCGAACGGATGCAGGGCGAGCTCGGCGAGCATCAGGAAGGCCGTAAAGCCTGCATTCGCCTGTGGACCAATTCCGCGGCGATCACCGAGTTTCTGCCGTCGCCGATCGGCCGCTTTCTGCGCGATCACCCGAACGTGCAGATCGATCTGAAGGAACGCCAGAGCAGCGAAACGGTGAAAGCGGTGCTGACCGGCGCGGCGGAAATCGGCATCATTTCCGATGCGGTCGAACACGGCGCGTTGCAGACGCTACCGTTCGCGGTCGACAGACTGGTGCTGATCGCGAGCCGCGACGACCCGCTCGCGCAGTTGACCCGCACCACGCTGGCGGAGGTTGCCGGGCGGGAATTCATCGGCCTGAGCGCGGACAGCGCGTTGCAGGCCTACCTCGGCGAGCGCGCGCTGATGGCCGGGCGCACGCTCAGTTTCCGCGCCCACATGCGCACCTTCGACGGCGTCTGCTGCATGGTCGAGCAAGGCGCCGGCATCGGCATCGTGTCGGCTGCGGCGGCGCAGCGCTATCGCGGCACGCCCGGCATCGGCACGATCGAACTCGCGGATAGCTGGGCGACCCGCCAGTTGCTGATCTGCATGCGCGACCGGGACGCGATGCCGCGCGCGGAGAAGGCGCTGGTGGAGCATCTGGCGGGAGTTTGA
- the catA gene encoding catechol 1,2-dioxygenase, with protein sequence MNPQTIDALLQKINDSATREGNPRAKQIVHRIVRDLFHTIEDLDVQPDEFWTALNYLGDAGKSGEVGLLAAGLGFEHFLDLRLDEAEAKAGIEGGTPRTIEGPLYVAGAPLSEGHARLDDGTDPGQTLVMRGRVLGEGGQPLAHALVEVWHANHLGNYSYFDKSQPAFNLRRSIRTDAEGKYSFRSVVPVGYSVPPQGQTQLLLDQLGRHGHRPAHIHFFISAPGCRKLTTQINIDGDPYLWDDFAFATRDGLVPAVKQAEGAEGQAYGVDGRFALIDFDFTLFKERDNLPDADVERVRAEA encoded by the coding sequence ATGAACCCGCAAACCATCGACGCCCTGCTGCAAAAGATCAACGACAGCGCCACCCGCGAGGGCAATCCGCGCGCGAAGCAGATCGTCCACCGGATCGTGCGCGATCTGTTCCATACGATCGAAGACCTCGACGTGCAGCCCGACGAATTCTGGACCGCGCTGAACTATCTCGGCGATGCCGGCAAGAGCGGCGAAGTGGGTCTGCTTGCAGCGGGTCTCGGCTTCGAGCATTTTCTCGATCTGCGTCTGGACGAAGCGGAGGCGAAGGCGGGTATCGAGGGCGGCACGCCGCGCACGATTGAAGGTCCGTTGTATGTGGCGGGCGCGCCGCTGTCGGAAGGACACGCGCGCCTCGACGACGGCACCGATCCGGGCCAGACGCTGGTGATGCGCGGCCGTGTGCTCGGCGAGGGCGGCCAGCCGCTGGCTCATGCGCTGGTCGAGGTGTGGCACGCGAACCATCTCGGCAACTACTCGTATTTCGACAAATCGCAGCCGGCCTTCAATCTGCGCCGCTCCATTCGTACCGATGCCGAGGGTAAGTACAGCTTTCGCAGCGTCGTACCCGTGGGCTATAGCGTGCCGCCGCAAGGACAGACGCAGTTGCTGCTCGACCAGTTGGGCCGGCATGGGCATCGTCCGGCGCATATCCACTTCTTTATTTCCGCGCCCGGTTGTCGCAAGCTGACCACGCAGATCAATATCGACGGCGATCCGTATCTGTGGGACGACTTCGCGTTCGCCACGCGAGACGGTCTCGTGCCGGCCGTCAAACAGGCCGAAGGGGCGGAAGGTCAGGCGTATGGCGTGGACGGTCGGTTCGCGCTGATCGATTTCGACTTCACGCTGTTCAAGGAACGCGACAACCTGCCGGATGCCGACGTGGAGCGTGTGCGCGCCGAAGCGTGA
- a CDS encoding muconate/chloromuconate family cycloisomerase produces MTAAPVKIDSVETILVDVPTIRPHRLSVATMNCQTLVLVRIRCADGIVGVGEGTTIGGLAYGEESPESIKINIDTYFAPLLKGRDATRPGAAMATLRKLFQGNRFAKSALETALFDAQAQRLGVPLSELFGGRVRDSVEVAWTLASGDTQRDIDEAARVYEAKRHRIFKLKIGARALADDVAHVVAIGRALESRGEVRVDVNQAWSETEAIWAARRFADAGVTLIEQPIAAHNRAGLKRLTDLAIVPIMADEALHGPADAFALASARAADVFAVKIAQSGGLAGAAQVAAIASAAHLDLYGGTMLEGAVGTMASAQLFSTFGELKWGTELFGPLLLTEEILTEPLRYENFALHLPDGPGLGIALDWDKIDRLRRATH; encoded by the coding sequence ATGACAGCAGCACCCGTGAAGATCGACAGCGTGGAGACGATCCTCGTCGACGTGCCGACGATTCGCCCGCACCGCCTCTCGGTCGCGACGATGAACTGCCAGACCCTCGTGCTGGTGCGCATTCGTTGCGCGGACGGCATCGTCGGCGTCGGTGAAGGCACCACCATCGGCGGGCTCGCGTATGGCGAGGAGAGCCCCGAGAGCATCAAGATCAATATCGACACCTATTTCGCGCCCCTGCTCAAAGGGCGGGACGCCACGCGCCCAGGCGCCGCGATGGCGACGCTGCGCAAATTGTTCCAGGGCAACCGGTTTGCGAAATCCGCGCTGGAAACCGCGTTGTTCGACGCGCAGGCGCAGCGCCTCGGCGTGCCCTTGTCGGAACTGTTCGGCGGCCGCGTGCGAGATTCCGTCGAGGTCGCCTGGACGCTCGCGAGCGGCGACACGCAGCGTGATATCGACGAAGCCGCGCGCGTCTACGAAGCGAAGCGGCATCGCATTTTCAAACTGAAAATCGGCGCGCGCGCATTGGCCGACGACGTCGCGCATGTGGTCGCGATCGGGCGGGCGCTCGAAAGCCGTGGCGAAGTGCGGGTGGACGTGAACCAGGCGTGGAGCGAAACCGAAGCGATCTGGGCCGCGCGCCGTTTCGCCGACGCGGGCGTGACGCTAATCGAGCAACCGATCGCGGCGCACAACCGCGCGGGCCTCAAACGCCTGACCGACCTCGCCATCGTGCCGATCATGGCCGACGAAGCGCTGCACGGTCCCGCCGATGCGTTCGCCCTCGCGAGCGCGCGCGCCGCCGACGTGTTCGCGGTGAAGATCGCGCAGTCGGGCGGTCTGGCCGGCGCGGCGCAAGTGGCCGCGATCGCATCGGCCGCGCATCTCGATCTCTACGGCGGCACCATGCTCGAAGGCGCGGTGGGCACGATGGCCTCCGCGCAACTCTTCAGCACCTTCGGCGAGCTGAAGTGGGGCACCGAGTTGTTCGGCCCCTTGCTGCTCACCGAAGAAATCCTCACCGAACCGCTGCGCTACGAGAATTTCGCGCTGCATCTGCCTGACGGTCCCGGTCTCGGCATCGCGCTCGACTGGGACAAGATCGACCGCCTTCGGCGCGCTACGCATTAG
- a CDS encoding ATP-binding cassette domain-containing protein, whose translation MATLREVPPEVPPEALRGEDIVKRFGAVTALDGVGLTLRQGEILGVLGDNGAGKSTLIKILTGFHQQTSGKLFVHGEETLLRSVDHARSLGIECVYQDLALANSLSIYHNMFLNREIIRRGPFRLLNNRAMRARAAECLDEIGVHVPSVDLPVEQLSGGQRQAIAVARAVNSNARILLLDEPLAAMGAREAGLIIDLILRLKEKGGLSIVMIMHNYAQTLDIADRVMLMQRGRVTYQREAASTSVAELMEIVRREYREMRSAAS comes from the coding sequence ATGGCGACGCTGCGGGAAGTGCCACCCGAGGTGCCACCCGAAGCGCTGCGCGGCGAGGATATCGTCAAGCGTTTCGGCGCGGTCACGGCGCTCGACGGCGTGGGCCTGACGCTCAGGCAGGGCGAAATACTCGGCGTGCTGGGCGACAACGGCGCGGGCAAGTCGACGCTGATCAAGATTCTGACGGGCTTTCATCAGCAGACCAGCGGCAAGCTCTTCGTGCATGGCGAGGAAACGCTGCTTCGCTCGGTCGATCACGCGCGCTCGCTGGGCATTGAATGCGTGTATCAGGACCTGGCGCTGGCGAACTCGCTCAGCATCTATCACAACATGTTCCTGAATCGCGAGATCATCCGCCGGGGTCCGTTCCGGCTGCTGAACAATCGCGCGATGCGCGCTCGCGCCGCGGAGTGTCTCGACGAGATCGGCGTGCACGTGCCTTCGGTGGATCTGCCGGTCGAGCAGTTGTCGGGCGGGCAGCGCCAGGCGATCGCGGTGGCGCGCGCGGTCAATTCCAATGCCAGGATTCTGCTGCTCGACGAACCGCTCGCGGCCATGGGTGCTCGCGAGGCCGGGCTGATTATCGACCTGATTTTACGGTTGAAGGAGAAGGGCGGGCTCTCCATCGTCATGATCATGCACAACTACGCGCAGACGCTCGATATCGCCGATCGCGTGATGCTGATGCAGCGCGGCCGCGTGACCTATCAGCGGGAAGCGGCCAGTACCTCGGTGGCCGAACTGATGGAGATCGTGCGGCGCGAGTATCGGGAAATGCGCAGCGCCGCGTCGTGA